A stretch of DNA from Yoonia sp. BS5-3:
TTGGCAGTCGTCGCCCCCCAATCTCGAGAGGATCGGCGAATGACGCGCGGACGCGATCAACCAGCGCTTTGGGTGGTTCATCTGTCACAAGGACAAATTCATCGCCGCCAACACGTGCGACGAGATGATCATCATCGATGCAGCTTTGCAGAATGTTTCCAACGGTGATCAATACGCGATCCCCGTATTCGTGCCCGACCTCATCATTGATGGATTTAAAGCCGTCAATCCCGATAAATAGGATACCCAACTCGCCCACGGTTCCATCCGAAATGCTGTTTTCCAAATAGGCCATTAGGCAGCTTCGGTTCGGCAGATCAGTGAGCGGGTCGTGATTGATGATGTATTCAAGCTTAGCGTTTGCAGATTGTAGCGCCGCTTCAGAACCGCGCAGGACATCACTTTGATGTCGCAATTTGCGAATGTTCGAATTGACGACAAGTTGGGCCGGCGTAAAGATAAAGATCCCCTCGACGATGAGAGCTACAATCGTTGCGATCAAGAGTTTGCGCTGCAAAACTGTCAGTGCCTGAACATCCGCGTTTGCGGCTTCTTCAAAAAGGAACGCTGCCGATAGAAGGGCTTCTTCTAACCCCTCCTGCTCAAAACATGCGATCAGCTTTGTTAGGAGTTGATCCCTTTGGTCTGGATCGGCATCTAAAAACTGCCGCGACATCTGGATAAAGTCAGTCATCATTCGATGAAGCGGTTGCCGGTCTTCAAAGTAAAGCGCCTGCAGATCATCCGACCAGATGCCGGAAGACATCATTCCGAAATGGGCCGTCTCTAGCCTAATCGCTAGTTTGGCCAAATCATGAAGGTCGGATGTGTTGTTTGTCGATATGTTTTCTGTAAGCAACAGTACTTCGTGTCCGTGGATAACCTGTGCAGTGCTCGTCTTGATGATTTCTGTTGCTGCAGCACTGCGTTCGATAGAGATGCGGTTGACTGTGATTGTCGCGAAAAGCAGGCCAAAAATGATGAATAATGCGACAGAGTAATGCACCCACAATCGTTCCGGATTGCTCTGGAGAAGGCGTCGGTGAACCCGGCGCGAGAGTGATCGCATGAATCGCATTAAGCGGACCCCAGTGACTTAACCCTCTAAACATTGCGTAGATTTATTAAGGTACAGTTGACCCCGTTTTGATCTTGTAAGAGCAAAAGCGGTTTAAGGCTTAATTAACCAATATTGACGCAGTCTTGCCACGGGGCGAAGAGAGTTAGGTTTGGTCTGATTGTGCGGTCATTATTTCACAGTTTTGTATTGTTTAGCCTGCTGCTGTTGACCGCATGTGGCGTTGCATACGTATCACCCCAAGTCGGTCAAAATGTTCGGGTTGTGCCGATCAGCGCAACATCACTGCAACAGGCGAATCGGCAGAGTTATGAACCAAAACAGGTTCCATCAGCATTTTCACAAGCTGCGGGCACCCCGATTTTGACGCCCCGTTTTGATGCTCTGCCTGAGCCGAGCCAAGCCGGCGCGCCGCCTGCGCCGCTCGCAGCGCGTCTTCCCCCAATTTCGGATCCCGGCCCTTATCGCATCGGGATTGGCGATATTGTGCGGGTGGTTCGGCCCGGTATGGTTCGTGCTGAGAATGACCCTGTTGGTTCGCAATCTCGTGGTGATCCTGTACAGACTTATGCTGTCCAAGATGATGGCGCGATAGCAATACATGATTTGGGTCGGATCACCGTTGCTGGCTTGACCTTACAAGAAGCTGAAGCCCGGCTTTTTCAGCAGATGGCCGAGCGTTTGGTAGAGCCGACTTTCAGCCTTGAAGTTGCCGAGTTCAAAGCCGCCCGCGTATCTTTAGGCGGGGCAGTTGCCAATGCCGCCGTTTTGCCCATTACGCTTACCCCGCTTCATTTGGATGAGGCCCTTGCCCGTGCGGGGGGCATAGCGACGGCGGATCTGACCAATACGTCTATTCGGATGTACCGTGATGGCGGGCTTTATCAGATACCGATGCAAGATTATCTGAGCCGCCCCGAGCTGCAAAAATTGCTTTTACAAGATGGCGATAGTATTTTTGTCGACACGCGCTTTCCGTTGGAGAAAGCGCAGGCCTTTTTCGAAGAACAGATTGCGGTGGCCCAACTTCGTCAACAGGCGCGCCAGCAAGCCTTGGCTGAATTGAATGCCGAGATTGACCGTCGCCAAGCTACCCTGACCGAGCGTCGTAGCGGTTTTCAGGATTTGATCGCATTGGATGCGGTTCCAAGGGACTATATCTATCTGACTGGCGAAGTCACCAATGCGGGGCGGCAAGCCATGCCCTTTGGACGCCAGATGACACTGGCGGATGGGCTATATGCGAATGGCGGATTTTCTGCGGAGACGGGAAACCCATCACAGATTTATGTGCTGCGCGATGCCGGTGCTGGTGACGTGACAGCATGGCAATTAGATGGTCGCAACGTCGCCAATCTGACTCTGGCTACGCGGTTCAATCTTTATCCGAATGATATCATCTTTGTCGCCGAGCAGCCCGTGACCCGCTGGAATCGGGTAGTGCAGCAATTGGTGCCCTCTTTGATCACAAGCGGGGCTGGTATAGCCGTGGCCAATTAGGGGCCCGGCCCTAGCTGGAGACCGAGATGTCGAAACGCTTACGTATCCTGTCAACGATCGTTCCATCTGATAAAGCAAGGCCGGTCAGTCGGTCGTAATCGACAAAACCAAGACCGCTGTAATAGCGCAGGCCCGGGGTATTATCGGCACGGATTGTCGCATCTATTGCGGCAACGCCAGCTTGGCTGGCAGCGGTCCTTGTCGCTTTGAATAGATGTTGCCCCACCCCTTTGCCAGCGGCACGATTTGCAACAAAACTGGCAATGATCGCCCAATCGTCTGGGACGCCGTCTTGTTCGGGTTTCGCCCAACGCAGCCATTGGAAGCCTAAAACGACCTCCTCTATCTCGGCGACCAGGCAGCTGATAAGCCCGTCGGACTCGATGTAGTGTTCCAGCATCGTCGTTTCATCAAAAAGCGTTTGATGTGCCGTGGTGCCGCCTGCCTCAATGATGGCGTTCAGGAGCGTGACCATATCTGGTGCGTCCGCAGCTGTTGCTGGCCGAATGATCATAGTGCCTCCATCAATTTTTGATGCAGCGCTGTGAAATCATCGCGTACCTCCATCGGGGGTCTTAAACGAATGTGTAATTTCTTGGTCAGCATAGGGTCTTGTTTGCCAAAAATTTTGTTAGCTTCATCAATGGTAAAGCCCGCGATTTGAACGGCTTCAAGCCAGGCAGATAGTTTATCTGCCTTTTTGATCTGGCGCTTGACGGTCGCCGGTATCTGGGCGGGCAGGCCAAATCGTAGATGTATGGCGGCGGTCAGCCTTTCATCCAATGCACCATAGCTAGGGCCAACGGCGGCTTTTACTGGGCTGATCATGTCGCCGATCACGTATTCAGGCGCATCATGCAGCAACGCAGCCAATTGCCACTTCACGGGCGCCTTGGGGTTTTGGGCGCAGAAAATCTCGGTCACTAACAATGAATGTTCGGCGACAGAATAGGCATAATCGCCTTTTGTTTGTCCGTTCCAGCGCGCCACAAAGGCAAGGCCGTGTGCGATATCGACAATTTCGATATCCATCGGAGTCGGGTCCAAAAGATCAAGTCTGCGACCAGAAAGCATTCGCTGCCAAGCACGTGTCACGTCTACACCACCGCATCATTCCAGATAAATTCAGGCTAATGTGCACGTCTGCTGCCGAGGCGCAAATGCAAAGTTGGGGTATGTAGGCCGTTGAAAAAAATCGTGCCTTGGCGCCGGTGAACCGATTTTCGGGTGTCCGAAGTGCGCAAGAGTGACACCGACGCATTCCTATGACTCATTGCTCTGACAGTGCTGGTAGGTCGGATCAAGCTGAGTTAGACGTGTCTTTGTCATGGAGGGCAACAACAGCACAATGAGTGATCCCTTGGTTGGTCAAGGCCAACGGCGTCAGGTTTCCGTCCTGTTCGCCGATATGGTCGGCTATACTGCCATGGTTGCTGATTTGGGCGAAGAACAGGCGCTGCATTTTGTCCGAATGGTCTATGAAACGTTGGTGCAAGCTGTTGAGGCCCATGGCGGGACCGCCCGTGACTTCGCGGGTGACAGCATCATGGCGCTTTTTGGGATACCGGAACCGCTTGAAGAACCTGCACTTCATGCCTGTCGCGCGGCGATGGCGATTCATGCGGCGTTTGAATCGTCTGCGGATGATATCGAGGCGCGTTTTGGTGTAAGGCCAGCGATGCGGGTTGGTATCAGTTCCGGTACTGTCGTGATGGCGACGGTGCAAAGCAATGACGGCCCCACAACGGCCGTAGGCAACACGGTCAATCTGGCATCCCGGATCGAACAATTGGCGCCAGCAGGTGGAACCCTGTTATGCGACACGACGCGGCGCCTGGTTGAATGGGTGACCGATATCTCGCCCTTTGGGGCCCGTCAGATCAAAGGTCTTGAAAGCCCGGAAGATCTCTGGAGCCTACAGTCGGTGCGGGATCGTTCGACACGGTTTGATGCCTCTTTGGCGCAGGGGCTTAGCGACTATGTCGGACGGCAGACCGAGCTGGACCTGATGTGTGATGCGCTCGCCCGGTCTGCATATGGCGTTTCTGTGCTCGATATCGTGGCTGAACCTGGCCTTGGTAAAACCCGCCTTGTTTTCGAATTCATGCAACATGCGTTGGCCGATGATCCGCTTGTCTTGTCCGGCTATTGCTTTGCGGACGGGCAGCAAACTCCATTCCTGCCGATCCTGGAAATCACGCGCAAGATGTTTGGGATCGTGGACGCCGACGATCCTGACGAGGTCAAGCGCAAGCTTATATCCGGACTGCATGCTTGTGACTGTCATTCTGACGTTCATCTGGCCATTCTCCTGAACCTGTTGGGACTGAAACCGCCTGCGGGTGTTCTTGATGGTCTCGATAGTGTTTTGATTGGCCTGCGCACACGGGAATTATTGCCGCAGCTATTGGCAGCGAAATGCGCGTTGCAGCCAGTCATTTTGCTGTTGGAGGACTGTCATTGGATCGACACGGCCTCAGAAGAGCTTTTGCATAATTTGATCCAACAAGACGACTTCAAAAACCTGCTGATCATCCAGACCCGCCGCCCGGAATATGCGCCGCCTTGGCTGGGTGATCCGCTAGCCAAAACGATCGCACTTCGCCCGCTTGGGTCGACCGATATTGCCCATCTCGCACAAAACCGGTTGGGTGTTGAAAACCTGCCCGAGGCGCTTGCAACGCAATTGAATGAACGCGCGGGCGGAAACCCCTTGTTCGGTGAAGAAATACTGAGCTTCCTGCTAGATGAGGGATCGCTGCGTATCAGTGACGGTGAGGTGGAATTTGATGCGCAGCAAAGCGCGCGCGATTTGCCCGTCACCATGCGTAGCCTGCTTACCGCCAGGTTAGAGCGGTTGACGCCTGAAGATCAAAAGCTGCTGCAAACGGCTTCGGTGATCGGGCGCAGGTTTAACCCTGGGCTGGTATCAGAGCTTTTGAACAAACCCGAGGGTATCGACGCGACGCTCGCGCGGCTGCAAGAGCAAGACGTTGTCTACCGGGAGCAGAATTCGTCGGATTACATCTTTAAGCACGTTCTTTTGCGGGATTCGGTCTATCAGAACCTTGTTTCAGCAGATCGGGTGGCGCTGCATTTGGCTGTGGCAGACGCGCTTGAGGTCCGCAATTCCAACCGGTTACAGGAAACAGCCGAAACTTTGGCATTCCACTACGGGCAGACAGACCGCAGCGATAAGGCGTTCCGTTACATCGTGATGGCTGGCGACAAGAGTTTAGGCGTCTATTCACTGGATGAAGCCAACCAGTATTTTGCATCGGCGCTGACGTTGTACCAAGATAATCCTGATTGCGCCCCAAAGGAACAATTTGCGGCATTTCTGGCAAGTTACGCGCTGTGTGCAAATATTTCATTGCGCGTTAATCAGATCATAGAGCTTGCTGAAACGGTGCGACCTGTGTTGGCGCAGGTTGGTGATAGTCCTGACCATGCCCTTTTTCTGCATCACTATGTGTCTTGTCTGATTTGTAATGCCAAATACCGGCAGGCCTATTGGGTTCAGCAAGAACTGACAGAAATGGCCAAGCGCCTGGGTGACCCGACCTCATTGGTTTACGCGATGGTGAACGAACTATCGGTGTCGATCTATTTTTCACCGATCACGAATGAGGAATTCGCAGCAAAAACACAGCAGATTGAAACGCATTTGGAACGTCTTCAGGACGCTTATATCCAAAATTACTTTCTTGCGACATTGGGCTGGAACGAGTTGACCCGAGGCCGGGTTGCAAAGGCGCATGCCGCCTCTGATCGGATGATCGCCGCGAGCAAATCAAATGACGATCCCCGGTCACTGGGCTACGGCACTGCGATGAAAGCTTTGATCGCGATGGTGACGGACGACCATGACCTAGCATTCCGCGAGGCGCAAACGGCGCGGAAAGTGTCAAAGGTGCCATTCGAAACTGCTATCGCAGATGCCGCCCGCCTGGCCGCCATGGTGCCGCTGCAAAAACCCGGCGCGATCGAGATGATCGATCAGCATATCAACACTTGTGACGATAAAGGCTGGGCGTTGTTCACCTTTGGTCCCGCAACCATGCTTGGCGTTGCCTATGCGATGAGCGGGCATATCGCCGAGGGCCTGCGCCAGATCGAAGGTGCAGTCCAGAAACGTACCGATGAAGGGTCTCAGATTTCGGCGGATTGGGCACGCTTGTTTTTATGCGAGCTTTATTTGGCTATTTTGACCGGCGAAGGCGGTGGATCATTGGCTGTTTTGATCCGCAATCTGAGGTCTATCCTTAAGGTGCGTCTGTTCGGTGAAAAGCGTCTGACCCGGATGATCGAAGAAATCCGCCTGAATCCACAATACGACGATCAGGGTCATTTCATAGCGCGTTGCGATATGATTATGGGCCTTTTATATAAGGCGAAGAAGAAAAAGCAGCTTGCGCGCACCCACCTGTCAAAAGCACGGGTTGTGGTAGAAACCGCGGGCCAATCGCCGATGCTGACACGCATTAACAGAGCATTGGCCGAATTGGCCTGAGCCGCGCTGCCTTATTCGGTCAGCGCAGCCAGGTATTTGATCGCCGTCATACTGGGCAAGAACGTGTAGGCGCCGCCACGGGCATTGATCAGCCGTGGGATTTCGCGCAACCGGATGCTGTCACCGTCGGGAAGGGTCATGTCAAACACGCTTGTTTCGGGTGTATTGGCTCCGAGAAGCGGATCGTTTGTGCCCGTGATATTTGGATCTTGTAGACCGACATTGATCCAATCGCACATGACCGCTTCGAATTGTGCGCCGATATTGGCGCCGATAAAGCTGCCCAGCAGGCCGCGTTCGGCATTATCAGGTGCCTTGGGGTCGAAATCCGGGCCATATGACATACCGCGCCGGACAAGGCGGCGGGTGTAGTTCGCAATGCGCTGCACGATTGGGCCGCCACGTGGATTACCACGTCGCAAATGCGCCCCGGCGGGACAGCGGGACGAATGCGTGTAGTCAAAATTAGTCAGTGAGACTTCTTTTTCCGGAAACTGCGCGTCTGGCGACAGCTCATAAGGGACCCCGTTACGCCAGCGTCCGCAGAGCTGTGCTGCGACGACCTCGCGCAGCGCCCCATGCATATCGAGCCCTTTGCCGATACGGTCCAGATGTTTGGGGTCAGCCAATTGGTCCCTTTTGGGATGATCCATCAGAAAGCTCGCTGCTTCGTCCAGATACCGTTCAAATGCGACAACGTCTTGCGACAAAATCCGAAAGGCGTTGAATGAGCCGTTAAAGCCCAGCTCTGGTGGACTTGGAACGCGAAACAGAACGCCTTCTTGTTTGGTTGGGTAGCCAAGTAGCGCGGTTCCAAGCGGATCCATGGGTTCATCAACACCGACTTGGTCGGGGTCAATCACATGTTTGAAACGCGGTTGAGAAATCCCATCCACGTAGTCAAAAAATACTTTCCCGTCAGGCAGGCTGCGGCCATCGCGTGTGCCGAGGATATGAAACGCTTTTGCGACTTGTGCCTCGATCTGATCAAGATGGGTCAGATCATCTGTGTGAATCGAAGCGATGATGTGGATACGCTTTGGCTGATCAAAGGGTGCGGGCCAGTTTTCAGGAGCACTTTCGCCAAAATCCCCGATTTTCATCGCGCGGGCGGCCATGCCCTGTTTGAATTCTGTCGGAAAGGTCTTCAGGTGCGCAGCCGGTGTGCCCAGTGCGCGCAGCCCCTCATATGTAATACCAATATTGAAGCAATACTCTGGCTTTACTGTCCATGTGGCACCGCGTGTGATGCCAGGGACATCAGCATTTCCCCCATCAACACCAGCTTGCAGAAACTGCCGAGCAGCGGACAGGTCACTGACTTCAAGGACCAAATGACGTACAAATTGGCGGCGATAGCCGCGCAGGATATTGCCCTGAATATCCGCAAGATCGAAATTATTACTCACCAGCCTTGTCCAAACTTTTGGCGCACTTGCGCGGCGGAAACTCCGGGATAGGCGCGATAGCCGCCCCCCAATGAAATGTTGCGATTGGCGTGCATCTGCAAAATGAAGTTACGCGGCAATGTGTTCAGCGCATGCGGCGGCTGATTGGGTGTCTTGCCCTGCGCAGCGTCTTGCAGACCAAACAGGTCTGTCGGGAAATCCGGGGCTTGAAACAGATCGTGTTCGTGGACCCAATCAATGAATTCTTCGACATTATGTTCGGTTGGGATCAGATGCTCTGCTCCGTCGACAAGCGACAAAACCGCGTCAAAAACGCTGCCAATTGTCGTGATGAAATCGCGGATATAGTTGCTGAAATCGCCATCATAAACCGAAATCATGCAGATATTCTTGTCAATCAATAGAAACCGGGCGAAATGCACGGTT
This window harbors:
- a CDS encoding AAA family ATPase; amino-acid sequence: MSDPLVGQGQRRQVSVLFADMVGYTAMVADLGEEQALHFVRMVYETLVQAVEAHGGTARDFAGDSIMALFGIPEPLEEPALHACRAAMAIHAAFESSADDIEARFGVRPAMRVGISSGTVVMATVQSNDGPTTAVGNTVNLASRIEQLAPAGGTLLCDTTRRLVEWVTDISPFGARQIKGLESPEDLWSLQSVRDRSTRFDASLAQGLSDYVGRQTELDLMCDALARSAYGVSVLDIVAEPGLGKTRLVFEFMQHALADDPLVLSGYCFADGQQTPFLPILEITRKMFGIVDADDPDEVKRKLISGLHACDCHSDVHLAILLNLLGLKPPAGVLDGLDSVLIGLRTRELLPQLLAAKCALQPVILLLEDCHWIDTASEELLHNLIQQDDFKNLLIIQTRRPEYAPPWLGDPLAKTIALRPLGSTDIAHLAQNRLGVENLPEALATQLNERAGGNPLFGEEILSFLLDEGSLRISDGEVEFDAQQSARDLPVTMRSLLTARLERLTPEDQKLLQTASVIGRRFNPGLVSELLNKPEGIDATLARLQEQDVVYREQNSSDYIFKHVLLRDSVYQNLVSADRVALHLAVADALEVRNSNRLQETAETLAFHYGQTDRSDKAFRYIVMAGDKSLGVYSLDEANQYFASALTLYQDNPDCAPKEQFAAFLASYALCANISLRVNQIIELAETVRPVLAQVGDSPDHALFLHHYVSCLICNAKYRQAYWVQQELTEMAKRLGDPTSLVYAMVNELSVSIYFSPITNEEFAAKTQQIETHLERLQDAYIQNYFLATLGWNELTRGRVAKAHAASDRMIAASKSNDDPRSLGYGTAMKALIAMVTDDHDLAFREAQTARKVSKVPFETAIADAARLAAMVPLQKPGAIEMIDQHINTCDDKGWALFTFGPATMLGVAYAMSGHIAEGLRQIEGAVQKRTDEGSQISADWARLFLCELYLAILTGEGGGSLAVLIRNLRSILKVRLFGEKRLTRMIEEIRLNPQYDDQGHFIARCDMIMGLLYKAKKKKQLARTHLSKARVVVETAGQSPMLTRINRALAELA
- a CDS encoding HD family hydrolase; its protein translation is MLSGRRLDLLDPTPMDIEIVDIAHGLAFVARWNGQTKGDYAYSVAEHSLLVTEIFCAQNPKAPVKWQLAALLHDAPEYVIGDMISPVKAAVGPSYGALDERLTAAIHLRFGLPAQIPATVKRQIKKADKLSAWLEAVQIAGFTIDEANKIFGKQDPMLTKKLHIRLRPPMEVRDDFTALHQKLMEAL
- a CDS encoding polysaccharide biosynthesis/export family protein — its product is MTPRFDALPEPSQAGAPPAPLAARLPPISDPGPYRIGIGDIVRVVRPGMVRAENDPVGSQSRGDPVQTYAVQDDGAIAIHDLGRITVAGLTLQEAEARLFQQMAERLVEPTFSLEVAEFKAARVSLGGAVANAAVLPITLTPLHLDEALARAGGIATADLTNTSIRMYRDGGLYQIPMQDYLSRPELQKLLLQDGDSIFVDTRFPLEKAQAFFEEQIAVAQLRQQARQQALAELNAEIDRRQATLTERRSGFQDLIALDAVPRDYIYLTGEVTNAGRQAMPFGRQMTLADGLYANGGFSAETGNPSQIYVLRDAGAGDVTAWQLDGRNVANLTLATRFNLYPNDIIFVAEQPVTRWNRVVQQLVPSLITSGAGIAVAN
- a CDS encoding EAL domain-containing protein translates to MHYSVALFIIFGLLFATITVNRISIERSAAATEIIKTSTAQVIHGHEVLLLTENISTNNTSDLHDLAKLAIRLETAHFGMMSSGIWSDDLQALYFEDRQPLHRMMTDFIQMSRQFLDADPDQRDQLLTKLIACFEQEGLEEALLSAAFLFEEAANADVQALTVLQRKLLIATIVALIVEGIFIFTPAQLVVNSNIRKLRHQSDVLRGSEAALQSANAKLEYIINHDPLTDLPNRSCLMAYLENSISDGTVGELGILFIGIDGFKSINDEVGHEYGDRVLITVGNILQSCIDDDHLVARVGGDEFVLVTDEPPKALVDRVRASFADPLEIGGRRLPIVTSIGYLKLTEAHQDPFTILADVGLALQYAKNEGGNRSQPFELTLRDEIGSQKQLQIELSDAIKNGEIEPWFQPQIRLSDGRLQGAEVLARWRHPKHGLLTPDKFLPAAERAGLTIDMDHCIWRRAMDLANNWGRTNIWRPCISLNAAPDTIADPHLMERFLLQLQQSGLDVNQVVIEVLETTLINGADDMAAINIDSLAECGVALELDDFGTGYASLSKLTQLPLSGIKLDRSLIAPLPDQNADSVVRAILALAAELGFHVIAEGVEESVQAEHLKSRGCTLAQGYGYARPMPPDDFEQWLAQNANRALDAGGEQPTQALRA
- a CDS encoding GNAT family N-acetyltransferase: MIIRPATAADAPDMVTLLNAIIEAGGTTAHQTLFDETTMLEHYIESDGLISCLVAEIEEVVLGFQWLRWAKPEQDGVPDDWAIIASFVANRAAGKGVGQHLFKATRTAASQAGVAAIDATIRADNTPGLRYYSGLGFVDYDRLTGLALSDGTIVDRIRKRFDISVSS